A portion of the Roseimicrobium gellanilyticum genome contains these proteins:
- a CDS encoding SUMF1/EgtB/PvdO family nonheme iron enzyme: MRLTHLLTLTTLNAALCSGAAAKIEKPDFNKHIKPILEAACVHCHSEKSDKGGLKLTTLEEALKGGDNGTSLVPGDPAKSPLYTTTTLGVDEDEVMPPKKEGLLSKEQQELLKLWIQQGANWPKEVKLAQTVRVNFEKHIQPILEENCVTCHNPEKAKGELNIATMKDAFSTGDNAPAIIPFEAEKSGLYGLTTLDADDDDLMPPKKSGGPLKKEQTDLLRAWIEQGAVWPENITLKAKEKKGPATNNPDNLALVQKIHAFIVQTSKEKAEAEMKAYDSKVPKTEKPYSMVAIKGGEFLMGSPASEANRKDDEGPQVKVKVKPFWMGKFEVTWDEYLPFMITDVGRNKDGSKQKFNPDDAITEITSQPTTPYTEMSFGMGTDGYPAISMTQHAANKYCQWLSAQTGHFYRLPTEEEWEYAARAGTTTAYYWGDDVSKAKDHEWYYDNAPNFQYAKVGQKGPNPWGLHDILGNVAEWTLDQYQPDYLKNLAALGDKATGYYVPSTKPYPHTARGGSFDDDPDKLRAAFRRASHADWKQQDPQLPKSIWYLTDAKFLGFRLVRPLEIPTAEEMYKYWNNGVEKE, translated from the coding sequence ATGCGTCTCACCCACCTGCTCACCCTGACCACGCTTAACGCCGCCCTCTGTTCGGGCGCGGCGGCCAAGATCGAAAAGCCGGACTTCAACAAGCACATCAAGCCCATTCTTGAGGCGGCCTGTGTGCATTGCCACTCGGAGAAGTCCGACAAGGGGGGGCTGAAGCTCACCACGCTGGAAGAGGCGCTCAAGGGTGGGGACAATGGCACTTCTCTCGTGCCCGGGGACCCGGCCAAGAGCCCGCTTTACACGACCACGACGCTTGGGGTGGATGAAGACGAAGTGATGCCTCCCAAGAAGGAAGGTCTTCTTTCCAAGGAGCAGCAGGAACTCCTCAAGCTGTGGATCCAGCAGGGTGCCAACTGGCCCAAGGAAGTGAAGCTTGCACAGACCGTACGCGTGAACTTCGAGAAGCACATCCAGCCCATCCTCGAAGAGAACTGCGTCACCTGCCACAATCCCGAGAAGGCCAAGGGTGAGCTGAACATCGCCACCATGAAGGACGCCTTCTCCACGGGAGACAACGCGCCCGCCATCATCCCCTTCGAAGCAGAAAAGTCCGGCCTCTACGGTCTCACGACCCTCGACGCTGACGACGATGACCTCATGCCTCCCAAGAAGAGCGGCGGGCCGCTGAAGAAGGAGCAGACGGATCTTTTGCGCGCCTGGATTGAGCAAGGCGCCGTCTGGCCCGAGAACATCACCCTGAAGGCCAAGGAGAAGAAGGGCCCTGCCACCAACAATCCAGACAACCTGGCGCTGGTGCAGAAGATTCACGCCTTCATCGTGCAGACCTCGAAGGAAAAGGCCGAGGCGGAGATGAAGGCCTACGACAGCAAGGTTCCGAAGACCGAGAAGCCCTACAGCATGGTGGCCATCAAGGGTGGTGAGTTCCTCATGGGCAGCCCGGCCAGCGAGGCGAACCGCAAGGACGACGAAGGTCCGCAGGTGAAGGTGAAGGTGAAGCCCTTCTGGATGGGCAAGTTCGAGGTCACGTGGGACGAGTATCTCCCCTTCATGATCACGGATGTGGGCCGCAACAAGGATGGCTCGAAGCAGAAGTTCAATCCGGACGACGCCATCACGGAGATCACCTCCCAGCCCACCACGCCGTACACGGAAATGAGCTTCGGCATGGGCACGGACGGCTATCCTGCCATCTCCATGACCCAGCACGCGGCGAACAAATACTGCCAGTGGCTGAGCGCCCAGACCGGTCACTTTTACCGCCTGCCCACCGAAGAAGAATGGGAGTACGCTGCACGCGCCGGCACCACCACCGCCTACTACTGGGGCGATGACGTCTCCAAGGCGAAGGACCACGAGTGGTACTACGACAACGCTCCGAACTTCCAGTACGCGAAGGTCGGCCAGAAGGGACCCAATCCCTGGGGCCTGCATGACATCCTGGGCAACGTGGCCGAGTGGACGCTTGACCAGTATCAGCCGGACTACCTCAAGAACCTCGCGGCTCTGGGTGACAAGGCCACGGGCTACTATGTGCCCTCCACCAAGCCCTATCCTCACACGGCCCGCGGAGGTTCCTTCGATGATGATCCGGACAAGCTGCGTGCCGCCTTCCGTCGCGCCTCTCATGCTGATTGGAAGCAGCAGGACCCCCAGCTTCCCAAGAGCATCTGGTACCTGACTGACGCCAAGTTCCTCGGCTTCCGCCTCGTCCGCCCGCTGGAGATCCCCACGGCTGAGGAGATGTACAAGTACTGGAACAACGGCGTGGAGAAGGAGTAG
- a CDS encoding Gfo/Idh/MocA family protein, whose amino-acid sequence MNPPTPSQSPLTRRHFLTRSGLALSPLAFPFVLKGAPAAAKNEDTLKIGLVGCGGRGSGAAQQALSADYNTTLHAVAEVFPERAQNSLKALEKDFAKRVDVPEERQFIGLEAYKQVIAICDVVILASPPGFRPHHLQAAVDAGKHVFCEKPMAVDAAGYRVALEAVRKAKEKKLSVVAGYCWRRSASRIEAMKRLHDGEVGELNGIFSTYYTGPVKPMQEDSARKPEWSDVEWQIRNWYNFSWLSGDGLVEQAIHSVDKVCWAMKDTAPISCVATGGRQLPNAGGNIYDHFHIAYEWPGNILAHLGCRQIKGCYNENSDYIRGSKGTLIIGKGDKPFIDGEKRWRFRGEEKNMYQVEHDELFAAIRKGEMVNDGDWMLHSTMVGIMGRMAAYTGKKITWDEAIKSEEDLAPEETLKWGDKFQPTPMPRPGVTA is encoded by the coding sequence ATGAATCCTCCCACGCCTTCTCAGTCGCCCCTCACCCGCCGCCATTTCCTCACCCGCAGTGGCCTGGCCCTGTCCCCACTTGCCTTCCCCTTCGTGCTGAAGGGTGCACCGGCGGCGGCCAAGAATGAGGACACACTGAAGATCGGTCTCGTGGGTTGCGGTGGACGTGGTTCGGGTGCAGCGCAGCAGGCGCTCTCCGCGGACTACAACACCACGCTGCATGCCGTGGCCGAAGTGTTTCCTGAAAGGGCGCAGAATTCTCTGAAGGCCCTGGAGAAGGATTTTGCCAAGCGCGTGGACGTCCCGGAAGAGCGCCAGTTCATCGGCCTTGAGGCGTACAAGCAGGTCATCGCCATCTGCGACGTCGTCATTCTCGCCAGCCCTCCCGGATTCCGTCCGCACCATCTGCAGGCCGCCGTGGATGCCGGGAAGCACGTCTTCTGTGAGAAGCCCATGGCTGTGGACGCAGCAGGCTACCGCGTCGCGCTCGAGGCCGTGCGCAAGGCGAAGGAAAAGAAACTGAGCGTGGTGGCTGGCTACTGCTGGCGCCGCAGTGCCTCGCGTATCGAGGCCATGAAGCGCCTGCACGATGGCGAGGTCGGCGAGCTGAACGGCATCTTCTCCACCTACTACACCGGTCCGGTAAAGCCCATGCAAGAGGACTCCGCCCGCAAGCCGGAATGGAGTGATGTAGAGTGGCAGATCCGCAACTGGTACAACTTCTCCTGGCTCTCCGGCGACGGTCTCGTGGAGCAGGCCATCCACAGTGTGGACAAGGTGTGCTGGGCCATGAAAGACACCGCGCCGATTTCCTGCGTGGCCACCGGTGGCCGCCAGCTTCCCAATGCCGGGGGCAACATCTACGATCACTTCCACATCGCCTATGAATGGCCGGGCAACATCCTTGCCCACCTCGGCTGCCGCCAGATCAAAGGCTGCTACAACGAGAACTCGGACTACATCCGCGGCTCCAAGGGCACGCTGATCATCGGAAAAGGTGACAAGCCCTTCATCGATGGCGAGAAGCGCTGGCGCTTCCGTGGGGAAGAGAAGAACATGTACCAGGTGGAGCATGACGAGCTCTTCGCTGCCATCCGCAAGGGCGAGATGGTGAATGACGGCGACTGGATGCTCCACAGCACCATGGTGGGCATCATGGGCCGCATGGCCGCCTACACCGGCAAGAAAATCACGTGGGACGAGGCCATCAAGAGCGAGGAAGACCTTGCTCCTGAGGAGACTTTGAAGTGGGGGGACAAGTTCCAGCCCACCCCCATGCCCCGGCCTGGGGTGACTGCCTGA
- a CDS encoding adenylate/guanylate cyclase domain-containing protein has protein sequence MELRAIMFVDMVDSTGLKHRESSETALLLTKALFEQVKHATKKHGSLFVKFTGDGAMVTFAGDNAGCFAAIQAARVLVRSIDEYNLQFNHPSRAREGAYVNIRVRIGIAFGRCDLIEDHSGDVVGLPADLAARLCREADINRILLDRETMMRSGMDLSEFDSLARRRLALKGIPLPGDHELEQFFHVKVPRLVQAPLEEDFPGGMVAVYTNRNELRKDFSLSRVLDRAVFESQILVVGRTLVGWSQMSADDLELIRTKKLRLRLLVSSQEACKFLAGAEVTTIAADKAATLPAFERLTKLMPSVDFHEMDILIPDGFTCVEVSSGGEMKSVVLRDINSGAKTDKITMLFACICDRDPSRQSRCITCGMRERARRLAESPRGSAARV, from the coding sequence ATGGAATTGCGTGCCATCATGTTCGTCGACATGGTGGACTCCACCGGTCTGAAACACCGGGAGTCCTCCGAAACCGCGCTGTTGCTGACCAAGGCGCTGTTTGAGCAGGTGAAGCATGCCACGAAAAAGCACGGCAGCCTCTTTGTGAAATTCACCGGGGACGGAGCCATGGTCACTTTTGCCGGAGACAATGCCGGCTGCTTCGCGGCGATTCAGGCCGCACGGGTGTTGGTACGGAGCATCGACGAATACAACCTCCAATTCAACCATCCCAGCCGCGCGCGTGAAGGGGCGTATGTGAACATTCGGGTGCGCATCGGCATCGCCTTTGGTCGCTGTGACCTCATCGAGGACCACAGTGGTGACGTGGTGGGCCTGCCCGCGGACCTCGCGGCACGCCTCTGCCGTGAGGCGGACATCAATCGCATCCTCTTGGACCGCGAAACCATGATGCGTTCCGGAATGGACCTCTCGGAGTTTGATTCCCTGGCAAGACGCCGGCTTGCCCTGAAGGGCATCCCGCTTCCGGGCGATCACGAACTGGAGCAGTTTTTCCACGTGAAGGTCCCGCGACTGGTGCAGGCACCGCTGGAGGAGGACTTTCCCGGTGGCATGGTCGCGGTGTACACGAATCGCAACGAACTTCGCAAGGACTTCAGCCTTTCCCGTGTGCTGGATCGGGCCGTGTTCGAGTCACAGATCCTGGTGGTGGGCCGCACTCTGGTGGGCTGGTCTCAGATGAGCGCGGACGACCTCGAGCTCATTCGCACCAAGAAGCTGCGCCTCAGACTGCTCGTCAGTTCACAGGAGGCCTGCAAGTTCCTCGCCGGTGCAGAAGTCACGACCATCGCCGCCGACAAGGCTGCGACTCTGCCGGCATTCGAGAGGCTCACGAAACTGATGCCATCTGTGGATTTCCATGAAATGGACATCCTGATTCCCGATGGCTTCACGTGTGTGGAGGTTTCTTCGGGAGGTGAGATGAAATCCGTGGTGCTGCGGGACATCAATTCAGGCGCGAAGACAGACAAGATCACGATGCTCTTTGCCTGCATCTGCGATCGTGATCCCAGCCGTCAGAGCCGCTGCATCACCTGCGGCATGCGCGAGCGTGCCCGCCGGCTTGCGGAGAGCCCGCGAGGAAGTGCCGCGCGGGTGTAG
- a CDS encoding lipase family alpha/beta hydrolase, with protein sequence MEKLPFLLRPLMLGLMAVSLAGCNGYSTARERAPKVKPVGLGSALLQRAIKTPAKTPEEQIGRYLNAASYSADQLAKNPADEQARNDYNFAVARIFEVIHDNQLKPWLNPLVCPGATEDWTLVLKTDGKYDPGMFRVLPADRFEFKGKLVKERTVKKGIGAPMITANQGFDFTKVDPFVMGKTSYYGVTVLINFKGHDCTMVYYDPLSVEDVQFAGHTVPLAADFTAPIAFALAELKPRKTELQRMFKPDKFAGTSRLARLQPWDSKKIPILCIHGLGDSQATWAPMLEILRGDPVIRENYQFWFFSYPTGYPYPIMAENLRQQLDKMHKTYPDRKKFVVIGHSMGGMIARELITDSGMKIWDAYFDVPPAKLPVSDSGRKLITGTLIFNHRPEVSRVIFSSASLGGADMAESFFGRLGRKIIGTISTAFGDKEDTETAVGLAKPSEDGNPLAKMPTAIDALVPGNRFLKAINSIPPTKGIPYHSIIGDRGKGGNKDHTKPVSTDGVVPYWSSHIDGAQSEIIVPSGHWSNQHPAAIEEIRRILYLHIGKQPPVTPLTAASMQKAE encoded by the coding sequence ATGGAGAAGCTCCCATTCCTGCTCCGTCCCCTCATGCTCGGGCTCATGGCCGTGAGCCTTGCGGGCTGCAACGGCTACTCCACCGCGCGTGAGAGAGCTCCCAAAGTCAAACCCGTCGGTCTTGGCAGCGCGCTGCTACAGCGGGCCATCAAGACACCAGCCAAGACACCGGAGGAGCAAATTGGCAGATACCTCAATGCCGCCTCCTACTCGGCCGATCAGCTGGCAAAGAACCCTGCGGACGAGCAAGCTCGCAATGACTACAACTTCGCGGTCGCGCGCATCTTTGAAGTCATTCATGACAACCAGCTCAAGCCCTGGTTGAACCCCCTCGTGTGTCCGGGTGCCACGGAAGACTGGACGCTCGTCCTCAAGACAGACGGCAAGTACGACCCCGGCATGTTCCGCGTGCTGCCTGCCGACCGGTTCGAGTTCAAAGGGAAGCTCGTGAAGGAACGCACGGTGAAGAAGGGCATCGGCGCGCCCATGATTACGGCGAACCAGGGGTTCGACTTCACGAAGGTGGACCCGTTTGTGATGGGCAAGACGTCCTACTACGGCGTCACCGTGCTCATCAACTTCAAGGGACATGACTGTACCATGGTGTATTATGATCCCCTGTCCGTCGAAGATGTGCAGTTCGCCGGGCACACGGTGCCACTCGCGGCGGATTTCACCGCGCCCATCGCCTTCGCTCTCGCGGAACTCAAGCCGCGCAAGACCGAGCTCCAGCGCATGTTCAAGCCGGACAAGTTTGCCGGCACCAGCCGCCTCGCACGTCTCCAGCCTTGGGATTCCAAGAAGATCCCCATCCTGTGCATCCACGGACTGGGCGACTCCCAGGCAACGTGGGCGCCGATGCTTGAGATTCTCCGCGGTGACCCTGTCATCCGGGAGAATTATCAGTTCTGGTTCTTCAGCTACCCCACCGGATACCCCTACCCCATCATGGCGGAGAATCTCCGGCAGCAGCTCGACAAGATGCACAAGACTTATCCCGACCGGAAAAAGTTTGTGGTCATCGGCCACAGCATGGGCGGCATGATCGCACGCGAGCTGATCACCGACAGCGGCATGAAAATTTGGGACGCCTACTTCGACGTGCCCCCGGCAAAACTTCCGGTCTCCGATTCCGGCAGGAAGCTCATCACCGGAACCCTCATCTTCAATCATCGTCCGGAAGTGTCCCGAGTCATCTTCTCCTCCGCTTCGCTGGGAGGTGCGGATATGGCTGAGAGCTTCTTCGGAAGGTTGGGCCGCAAGATCATTGGCACCATCTCCACGGCATTTGGAGACAAGGAGGACACTGAAACCGCCGTGGGCCTCGCCAAGCCCAGCGAGGATGGCAACCCTCTCGCCAAAATGCCCACCGCAATCGATGCGCTGGTGCCCGGAAATCGTTTCCTGAAGGCCATCAACAGCATTCCGCCCACGAAGGGCATTCCCTACCACTCGATCATCGGCGACCGCGGCAAGGGTGGAAACAAGGACCACACCAAGCCCGTCAGCACGGACGGCGTGGTGCCCTACTGGAGCAGCCACATTGATGGTGCGCAGAGCGAGATCATCGTGCCAAGCGGTCACTGGTCCAACCAGCATCCTGCGGCCATCGAAGAAATCCGCCGTATCCTCTACCTTCACATCGGAAAGCAGCCACCAGTCACACCACTGACGGCAGCCTCGATGCAGAAAGCCGAGTAG
- a CDS encoding ABC transporter permease, translated as MTFFTIVRRGLTRRPIRTGLTLCGIAIGIAAVVALVGMSGGYEKSIKEQLDSIGIDMIVSNMSGSVNPKVFDEKLEDEIAKIPKVQETTTVLMQMISVETMDMVMVSGREWGGFTWNKLKVVDGRMPNDANEMAVVLGVTVADAMSKKVGDTVQIESEELAVVGIVSGGSVVENGAIILSLPVLQKVTQNEGKVNFVDLRFAPDVTQQDVDNIAAEVKKVFPQGRALRANDVVQSSQGFKVVKAMSWSTSTLAIIVGVFGVMNTMLMTVFERTHEIGILLAVGWKKNRVMKMVLCESALLGFLGGVVGVALGALAVRIMERMPSVRGLLEPDLSPQLMILSVAIAVVVGLISGLYPSWRASRMSPAVAIQG; from the coding sequence ATGACCTTTTTCACCATCGTTCGCCGCGGTCTGACGCGCCGCCCCATCCGCACCGGTCTCACCTTGTGTGGCATCGCCATCGGCATTGCTGCCGTGGTGGCGCTCGTGGGCATGTCCGGCGGCTATGAAAAGAGCATCAAGGAGCAACTTGATAGCATCGGCATCGACATGATCGTCAGCAACATGAGCGGGTCCGTGAACCCGAAGGTGTTCGACGAGAAGCTGGAGGACGAGATCGCCAAGATCCCCAAGGTGCAGGAGACGACCACCGTGCTGATGCAGATGATCAGCGTGGAGACCATGGACATGGTCATGGTCTCGGGGCGCGAATGGGGCGGATTTACCTGGAATAAACTCAAGGTGGTGGATGGCCGCATGCCGAATGACGCCAACGAAATGGCCGTTGTCCTGGGAGTCACCGTAGCCGACGCCATGAGCAAGAAGGTGGGCGACACGGTGCAGATAGAGAGCGAAGAACTCGCTGTTGTAGGCATCGTCTCCGGCGGTTCTGTCGTGGAGAATGGCGCCATCATCCTCTCGCTTCCCGTACTGCAAAAGGTCACGCAGAACGAAGGAAAGGTGAACTTCGTGGACCTGCGCTTCGCTCCTGATGTGACGCAGCAGGACGTCGACAACATCGCCGCCGAAGTGAAAAAAGTTTTCCCCCAAGGCCGCGCGCTCCGTGCCAATGACGTAGTACAGTCCAGCCAGGGGTTCAAGGTGGTCAAGGCCATGAGTTGGAGCACCTCCACGCTGGCCATCATCGTGGGCGTTTTCGGTGTGATGAACACCATGCTCATGACCGTGTTTGAGCGCACGCATGAGATCGGCATTCTGCTGGCCGTCGGTTGGAAGAAGAACCGCGTCATGAAGATGGTGCTCTGCGAATCCGCGCTGTTGGGATTCTTGGGAGGTGTGGTTGGTGTGGCACTGGGCGCGCTGGCTGTAAGAATCATGGAACGCATGCCCAGTGTGCGCGGTCTGCTGGAGCCTGATTTGAGTCCCCAGCTGATGATTCTCTCCGTGGCCATTGCTGTGGTGGTCGGATTGATCAGCGGCCTGTATCCGTCCTGGCGCGCCTCCCGCATGTCTCCTGCCGTGGCCATCCAGGGCTAG
- a CDS encoding ABC transporter ATP-binding protein — protein MPASSPDGSNNIVFEAKGLKKSYDGGHVLALRGVDLQIREGEFVAITGPSGCGKSTLLQLLGSFVTPTEGSLTFRGKSIPDMKDASHYRSHDIGFVFQAFHLLPTFTVLENVQIPMFEGGLTVAQRTDRAKELLTSVGLGHRLTHFPSELSGGERQRVAIARGLANGPSVVLADEPTGNLDSENAKQILELLMKLHSERKVTLTLVTHDPSIAEMAGRTIRMKDGRVVSDGTSESSISLSK, from the coding sequence ATGCCCGCATCATCGCCGGACGGCTCCAACAACATCGTCTTTGAGGCCAAGGGCCTGAAAAAAAGCTATGACGGAGGCCACGTTCTCGCCCTGCGCGGCGTGGATCTGCAAATCAGGGAGGGTGAGTTTGTAGCCATCACCGGCCCGAGCGGTTGCGGCAAGAGTACGCTGCTACAGTTGCTGGGCTCCTTTGTGACGCCCACGGAAGGCAGCCTCACGTTCCGCGGCAAGTCGATTCCGGACATGAAGGACGCTTCACACTACCGGTCACATGACATCGGTTTTGTGTTCCAGGCCTTCCATCTGCTGCCCACCTTTACGGTACTGGAGAATGTGCAGATTCCCATGTTTGAAGGCGGGCTTACCGTGGCTCAGCGCACCGATCGCGCGAAGGAACTGCTCACCTCCGTGGGCCTCGGCCACCGCCTCACGCATTTCCCTTCTGAGCTTTCTGGCGGTGAACGTCAGCGCGTCGCCATCGCCCGCGGCCTGGCCAATGGTCCCTCGGTCGTGCTCGCTGATGAACCCACGGGCAACCTCGATAGCGAGAACGCCAAGCAAATCCTCGAGCTGCTCATGAAGCTGCACTCGGAGCGCAAAGTGACGCTCACGTTGGTGACGCATGATCCCTCCATCGCCGAAATGGCAGGACGCACCATTCGCATGAAGGATGGCCGCGTGGTCTCCGATGGCACCTCCGAATCTTCCATCTCCCTGAGTAAATGA
- a CDS encoding outer membrane lipoprotein-sorting protein, which produces MKASFFSPVRSVFFGAAIAAAAMISPAASAQEGGITAKELASRLSAQQQDGNTFIRLKMDTGGTSLQVQIKSRKTASSTDVVYQILFPKEQKGNGVLLRSSGGGASFTAPDKLTTIESSQMKQPLFGSALTYEDVVQNFFAWDNQAFAGTETINKVECHILESKGGKGSYAKVRTWIDLRRMVPMRVEKYSSSGEVVVRIDTTDVVQNDGKHIPANLSARRGSTVTELDGSRIKRGVSYTDADFSPEGLKNVSAPRGGD; this is translated from the coding sequence ATGAAAGCCAGCTTCTTCTCGCCCGTCCGGTCCGTCTTTTTTGGCGCCGCCATCGCCGCCGCGGCAATGATTTCACCAGCCGCCAGTGCCCAGGAAGGTGGCATCACGGCCAAGGAGCTTGCCTCCAGGCTCAGCGCCCAGCAGCAGGATGGGAATACCTTCATCCGACTGAAGATGGACACCGGCGGCACCTCCCTCCAGGTGCAAATCAAGTCCCGAAAGACCGCCTCCTCCACGGATGTGGTGTATCAGATCCTGTTTCCCAAGGAACAGAAGGGCAATGGCGTGCTGCTGCGCAGCAGTGGTGGCGGAGCCAGCTTCACTGCTCCCGACAAGCTGACGACCATCGAGTCCTCGCAGATGAAGCAGCCGCTCTTCGGCAGTGCTCTCACCTATGAGGATGTGGTACAGAACTTCTTTGCCTGGGACAACCAGGCTTTCGCCGGCACCGAGACCATCAACAAGGTGGAGTGCCACATCCTGGAGTCCAAAGGCGGCAAGGGTTCCTACGCAAAGGTGCGCACATGGATTGACCTGCGCCGCATGGTGCCCATGCGCGTGGAGAAGTACTCGTCCTCTGGTGAGGTCGTGGTGCGCATCGATACCACCGATGTGGTCCAGAATGACGGCAAGCACATCCCCGCCAACCTCAGCGCACGCCGTGGCTCCACCGTCACCGAATTGGACGGCTCCCGCATCAAGCGAGGGGTGAGCTACACGGATGCTGATTTTTCACCCGAAGGCCTGAAAAATGTCAGCGCTCCACGCGGTGGAGACTGA
- a CDS encoding fatty acid desaturase family protein yields MEATTQAPAPAPAENPLFEPHEPHWVSRAAFPIMVGMLALTLGGLFAALYHNNYWLVVPLALIASHLMHGNLIGFHEASHGMLRKSRLLNDLDGVFIGFLSLMSFTLYRASHQTHHAHLGLERDEELWPFNDPKSPRWFRRLMAFTELFFGLFHTPAMFLRTFLRKNSPIRSKKVRRRVWMELFGIVAFHAMMLTAAALTGGWKYWLWMYFIPGFIAGNLQSWRKYVEHVGLTGSTIRSATRSIIADTWTGKLVSFTLLHEPFHGVHHQRAGLPHAELPGYQKDLYPTNDEELAPFRSYSHAIGHLVTCLYDPKVGAQWRGLKGAQTSLAAK; encoded by the coding sequence ATGGAAGCCACGACTCAAGCCCCCGCACCAGCCCCTGCTGAAAATCCCCTTTTCGAGCCACACGAACCCCACTGGGTGAGCCGTGCCGCGTTCCCCATCATGGTGGGTATGCTGGCCTTGACCTTGGGCGGGCTGTTCGCGGCTCTCTATCACAACAACTACTGGCTCGTGGTACCGCTGGCCCTCATCGCCAGCCACCTGATGCACGGGAACCTCATCGGCTTCCATGAGGCGTCTCACGGCATGCTGCGCAAGAGCCGTCTTCTCAATGACCTTGATGGTGTGTTCATCGGCTTCCTCAGCCTGATGAGCTTCACGCTCTATCGCGCTTCGCACCAGACACACCATGCGCACCTGGGCCTTGAGCGCGATGAAGAGCTCTGGCCCTTCAACGATCCCAAGTCTCCCCGCTGGTTCCGCCGACTGATGGCGTTCACGGAATTGTTCTTCGGGCTCTTCCACACGCCCGCCATGTTCCTGAGGACCTTCCTGAGGAAGAACTCGCCGATCCGCAGCAAGAAGGTGCGTCGCCGCGTGTGGATGGAGCTGTTTGGCATCGTCGCCTTCCATGCCATGATGCTCACTGCGGCAGCTCTCACAGGAGGGTGGAAATACTGGCTGTGGATGTATTTCATCCCCGGCTTCATTGCAGGTAATCTCCAGAGCTGGCGCAAGTACGTGGAACATGTGGGCCTGACCGGCTCCACCATTCGCAGCGCCACCCGCAGCATCATCGCGGACACTTGGACCGGAAAGCTCGTTTCCTTCACCCTGCTGCATGAGCCCTTCCATGGAGTGCACCACCAGCGGGCCGGCCTCCCCCATGCGGAGTTGCCCGGCTACCAGAAGGATTTGTATCCCACCAATGACGAGGAACTGGCTCCGTTCCGCAGTTACTCGCACGCCATCGGACATCTCGTCACCTGCTTGTATGACCCGAAAGTGGGCGCGCAGTGGCGTGGCTTGAAGGGCGCACAGACTTCTCTGGCGGCGAAATAG